The Pseudoxanthomonas sp. Root65 sequence AGGGCCGTGCCTCGTTCGGCAAGAGCATCGCACGCGCGCCGTACGGCAATCTCTATGCCGGCCCCGGTACTGCCCAGCAGCCGTTCGGCTCGGTGCTGCTCGATCCCTCGGTTCGCGCCAGCGGCAACGATCAGAATCCGATGCTGAAGCCGCTGGAATCGGACAACCTGGATCTCGCGCTGGAGTGGTACTTCGCTGACGCGAGCTACCTGTCGGTGACGTACTGGAACAAGTCGGTCGCCAACTTCATCGGCAACGGCGTGAACCAGCAATCGCTGTACGGCCTGACCGACCCGACGTCCGGCCCGGATGCCCAAGCGGCACTGGCCTTCCTCCAGAGCGCCGCCTGTGCAGTCCAGGTGGGCCCGGCCAATGCGGCCGCCTGCTCGGGCAACGACACCTCGCTGTTCACCGCGTTGGCGCTGTTGCGCAACGATCCTGCCGGGTTGGCTGCGTTCGACGGTACCGGAGCGCAGGCGCTGGCGACGGAAGCGGCCTACAACCTGGTGGGCGAAGCCGACGATCCGTTGTACCTGTTCAACGTCAACCGTCCGGTCAACCAGAACCAGGCGAAGTTGAGCGGCTGGGAGATCGGCGGGCAGTACTTCTTCGGCGACAGCGGTTTCGGCATCCTGGCCAACTACACCGTCGTCAACGGCGATGTGGGATACAACAACGCCGGTGATCCGGGCATCGACCAGTTCGCGCTCACCGGCCTCAGCGACACGGCCAACGCGATGTTCATGTTCGAGAAGTACGGTTGGTCGGTGCGCCTGGCATGGAACTGGCGCGACGAGTACCTGATCCTCGCCAACCAGGGCGCCAGCCGCAATCCGTACTATGTGGAAGAGTACGAGCAGTGGGACCTGAGCGTGAACTACACGCTCAACGATCACTGGTCGTTTGGCCTGGAAGCGATCAACCTGACCGGCGAGGACGTGCGCTGGCACGCCCGTACCGATCAGATGATCGTCAAGCTGGCCGACCAGAGCCCGCGCTACATGGTGGGGGTGCGCTACAAGTTCTGAGTTTGGCGACAGACGCCCTCTCCGGATGTCGCCAAGGGGGCCGCTGCGCAAGCAGCGGTCCTTTTTTCCAGGTGTGTCGCCCCGACGTACCGTCCCGCGGATCGTCCGCCGGCGGTACCATGTCGACGCATGTCTTCCGACGGGATTGGACAAGACGATGGGCCGTTACGAACTTCTCAACAACATCGCGCACCGCGACCTGCGCGTGGCGACCGCCTTCGGTCCCGAGTACGGCGACGACGTGGGCATGGTGCCGGCATTCCCCAGCGAGTTCGCCGAACTGCAGCGCGAATACCCGATCTTCCTTCGCAAGGACGCCACGACCGGCGACTGGCAGTCCGTCGTGCTGCTGGGTTTCGAGCAGCGCGAGAACCTCTTCCTGCAGGATGGCCGCTGGAATGCCACCTACCTGCCCGGAGCGGTGGCCAAGGGCCCGTTCCTGATCGGCTTCCAGGAGCAGCGCATCGAGGGCGAGCTCATGCAGGAAGCGGTGATGCACGTGGATCTGGATCATCCGCGCGTGAATACCGCGAGCG is a genomic window containing:
- a CDS encoding SapC family protein, whose protein sequence is MGRYELLNNIAHRDLRVATAFGPEYGDDVGMVPAFPSEFAELQREYPIFLRKDATTGDWQSVVLLGFEQRENLFLQDGRWNATYLPGAVAKGPFLIGFQEQRIEGELMQEAVMHVDLDHPRVNTASGEPVFLPQGGTSPYLDHIATVLRGIRDGSAYGTAMFAALDAKGLIQPVNLDVQVDERHRVVVNGLHGIDRERLAALDGPALLELNRAGYLEGAYLMLASLHNMRRLMAEKQRRLRTQDAAPSAGNN